A section of the Spirosoma pollinicola genome encodes:
- a CDS encoding glycosyl hydrolase, which translates to MNYSFLASLSLAVWLTCFSPSCAQTPKKITPQQSQGTTARPWTYWWWMGNAVNEVDITQQLEQFSQAGLGGVHIIPIYGVKGYEKQFIPFLSDRWLAVFAHTVREGKRLGVGVDLTTGTGWPFGGPGITPAMAAKKWEIANGKLTASLTNQQVKRPAPGGQGLVIDYFSKQAVDQYLQRFDSTLNQSPEKPRAVYNDSYEVYGANWTANFLTEFKTRRGYDLNSQLAAFLDTTQTPNSILVHQDYHQTLAELLLDGFAKPWTSWAHKAGYRTRNQAHGAPGNLIDLYAAADIPETESFGSSRFPIPGLRVDANYEVDRFGTPNPLAMKFVSSAANLMGKPLVSSETGTWLANHFQVSLSQIKPQVDELFASGINHVFYHGIPYSPPSEGWPRVDSPGWLFYASTNYGPTSHFWPHLPLLNHYIERCQTRLQSSKPDNDVLVYFPIHDLWATQAKSAGGIHQLEVHHVERWLLPQPFGQLCEQLTAHGYSFDYVSDALLNSLTATEQGVRSASGSTYQVILVPPATYIPETSLRQLTKLAQQGVRVIFDKQFPQQASGFRNHQARTEMVQQLGKTLQTVPTVKVSSDLFGTLNQMGVRVEGWASEGLSFIRKRRAASGKEAGVARDTTQYFITNLSNRFHQNWITLSATGQVTGFDPLTNQQKALPIRQGKNRKNEVYLALEPGQSLFINVSPGAPVYTNATPSSATAITLKTPWQIQFGTGRPARIPSATMPNLVSWTTLSDSASYFSGTARYKTTFDLPAGAIASTYTLDLGDVREVADVQLNGQPVGTAWCIPFRLSIPASLLKAHDNQLEITVTNLSANYMRLYDRQHPGWKKFYDINIVDIRYKPFDATSWDALPSGLLGPITLTPTVK; encoded by the coding sequence ATGAACTATTCCTTTTTGGCCAGCTTGTCACTGGCTGTGTGGCTAACTTGTTTTTCACCGTCCTGCGCACAAACGCCAAAGAAAATTACCCCCCAACAGTCACAGGGTACGACAGCACGCCCCTGGACCTACTGGTGGTGGATGGGCAATGCGGTAAATGAAGTCGATATTACGCAACAGCTCGAACAGTTTTCACAGGCTGGTCTTGGCGGGGTTCACATCATCCCGATTTATGGGGTTAAAGGCTACGAAAAGCAGTTTATTCCATTCCTTTCAGATCGCTGGCTGGCCGTCTTTGCGCATACCGTTCGTGAAGGGAAACGGCTGGGCGTGGGTGTTGACCTGACTACCGGCACCGGCTGGCCGTTTGGCGGGCCGGGCATTACGCCTGCTATGGCTGCCAAGAAATGGGAAATAGCGAATGGGAAACTAACCGCTTCCCTAACCAACCAACAGGTAAAACGACCAGCTCCGGGCGGACAGGGTTTGGTGATCGACTACTTCAGCAAACAGGCGGTTGACCAGTATTTGCAACGCTTCGACTCTACCCTCAATCAGTCGCCGGAAAAACCCCGCGCCGTTTATAATGACTCCTATGAGGTGTACGGGGCCAACTGGACAGCTAACTTCCTGACCGAATTTAAGACCCGGCGCGGTTACGACCTCAACAGCCAGTTAGCCGCTTTTCTTGATACGACCCAAACGCCCAACAGCATTCTTGTCCATCAGGATTATCACCAGACACTGGCTGAATTACTGCTGGATGGCTTTGCCAAACCCTGGACCAGTTGGGCGCATAAAGCCGGTTATCGAACCCGAAATCAGGCACACGGAGCACCGGGCAACCTGATTGATCTCTACGCTGCCGCCGATATTCCCGAAACGGAATCGTTTGGCTCCAGCCGGTTTCCGATACCCGGTTTGCGGGTCGATGCCAATTACGAAGTCGACCGCTTTGGCACACCTAATCCGCTGGCCATGAAGTTTGTTTCATCGGCGGCTAATTTAATGGGCAAGCCGCTGGTTAGTTCAGAAACCGGCACCTGGCTGGCAAACCATTTTCAGGTGTCGTTATCGCAGATAAAACCACAGGTCGATGAGTTGTTTGCATCGGGGATCAATCACGTATTTTACCACGGCATCCCCTACTCGCCCCCTTCGGAAGGATGGCCCCGCGTGGATTCGCCGGGCTGGCTGTTCTACGCGTCGACAAATTATGGCCCTACCTCCCACTTTTGGCCGCATTTGCCCTTGCTCAACCACTACATCGAACGATGCCAGACACGCCTGCAAAGCAGCAAGCCCGATAACGATGTGCTGGTGTATTTTCCCATTCATGACTTATGGGCAACGCAGGCCAAATCGGCGGGGGGTATCCACCAACTGGAGGTTCACCATGTTGAACGCTGGCTGCTGCCTCAGCCATTTGGACAATTGTGCGAACAATTGACAGCGCATGGCTATTCGTTCGATTATGTATCCGATGCCTTGCTGAATAGCCTGACAGCCACTGAACAGGGCGTTCGGAGTGCCAGTGGTTCAACCTATCAGGTAATTCTGGTACCACCGGCCACCTATATACCAGAAACGTCATTAAGGCAGTTGACGAAACTCGCTCAACAGGGTGTTCGAGTCATTTTTGATAAACAGTTTCCGCAGCAGGCTTCTGGCTTCCGGAATCATCAGGCGCGAACAGAGATGGTTCAGCAACTGGGCAAAACCCTTCAGACAGTACCAACCGTAAAGGTCAGTTCTGATCTTTTTGGTACGCTGAATCAGATGGGCGTTCGGGTGGAAGGCTGGGCGTCGGAAGGGCTATCATTTATTCGCAAACGCCGGGCCGCGTCCGGTAAGGAGGCTGGAGTTGCCAGAGATACCACCCAGTATTTCATTACGAATTTGAGTAACCGCTTTCACCAAAACTGGATTACACTGTCGGCAACGGGGCAGGTGACGGGCTTCGACCCACTGACCAACCAGCAGAAAGCCTTACCCATCCGGCAAGGTAAAAACAGAAAAAACGAGGTGTATCTGGCACTGGAACCGGGGCAGTCACTTTTTATCAATGTAAGTCCGGGTGCGCCCGTTTACACAAACGCCACTCCTTCTTCGGCAACGGCTATTACCCTTAAAACACCCTGGCAGATTCAATTTGGAACAGGACGGCCCGCCCGCATCCCATCAGCAACCATGCCGAACCTTGTTTCGTGGACAACCCTCTCCGATTCGGCGAGTTATTTTTCCGGTACCGCTCGCTACAAAACTACCTTTGACTTACCTGCCGGGGCTATCGCATCGACTTACACACTCGACCTCGGCGATGTACGTGAAGTAGCAGATGTACAGCTGAATGGCCAGCCAGTGGGTACAGCCTGGTGCATTCCCTTCCGGCTGTCAATTCCAGCCAGCCTGCTAAAAGCGCACGATAAT